The DNA sequence AAATCCTGTTGAGAAGGTCGGGGGCGAGCTGGGATAAGTGGCTCTCTGAAAACTCGCACGGAGGGAAAATCTGAAGCACATAGGCGGGCTGGGAAGTACAGAGACACATATCAGTTACATGGAAATACTGAGATGGGCACGACTTTTTAATATTCAAGTGTCATTCAGTAACAAAGAAGTCAAATAGTTTTTAAGATTTTCTGTCTCAAAGAGTGAGTGTGGGACTCAGTCCCCAGGTAGGCAGGGGAGTGGGCcacaaaagtttattttttaaaattaaatttgtttACAAAAATTATTCAGTCTTGTAAGGATTTCAAGATCTATTTATATCTATTTTTTAACAATCACCCTTGTTTAACAGACACTGTCATATTTGATCAAACAACAAAGAGATCCACAGGATACAATTCTTAGAGAATGAGTAAAGtcatttaaaactttaatagaaaaaaatctattggacttttcagcaaaattttgtacgaaaaaaacaaataaaaaacccccacaaaaaaaaaaacaaccccaaaataCGAAATGTTTTAGGATAGAGGGTTGCTGTAATACAATAAAAAGccaatgatttaaaaaaaaaaaacccgctaCAGGGTGTCAGAATTGTGAAGTGTGTACTAGAGATGCTgctttattaaaatgaaaagaaaatctgtGCACTTCAACTCCTTCAGGTACAATATGAGAATGGGTAATGTGCAAACGGCACCAGGTAAAGACAGTATGGcacaggtcatgtgatcagtcaTTTCAGAGCTGTGTGGGGCAGTTTCTGTCTGATAAGGATCCctacaataaatatttttcacGGCCTGTGAAAGTCCCATGTGAGTTATGCATATACACAAATGCACTTCCAAAAAAGCCTAAACCCTTTACTATATGGTAAAGACTCCACAAGCACTTTGGCCAAATAAATTTATGCCATCAACCCTGTAGAACCAGTTCTGTGTTTAAAATGAAGCCATCAAATGGTATTGAAGATCAGAAGATTATAAGCATCAAAAcctgtttgttttctctgtgctgcatactccaggaaaaaaaattagggAAGATCAAACCAACGGCCTGATATGCAGCTGAGAAgccccttctgtgtatttaataCACATAAACCAGCCTTTAAACTGTTGTATAAGCCACATCAGACAGACAATTATTAAAACAGTGATGACTCACCTGATTGGAACCTGGGTTGGGGATGTTGATAATACCAGCAGCCAACTTTGTCTGCAAGTAATTGATGAATGCTGCCTTAAGAGCTTGGGTCTGGTTCAGGACGTCATCTTGATCTCGTCCACAAGGCAGAGCAAGGAGGAGACAGTAGTCGGTGTCTCCCTGTGGAGAGCAAAAGGTTCATGTTATTAGCAGACAGAAACTTGCTTAAAACAGGGAAGTAAAGCAAAAAACGCACGTACAGTCATTCTTCTGGCTACACTCTCCAGTTGTGAAGCCTCCAGTCTCATCCTCTGGACAATCCTCAGCAGTGCACCTCCTTCTTGTAGGGGGAGTGATCGATGGGCCAAAGCTTTGTTGCCACAGACGAAATGCAGCTGGACTGCAGCTGTGTCGTTTTTAAGTGCAAGCAACCCTTGCCACACAATAGGGTATTTCTATTTAAatgaggcaaaaacaaaaataacaaatgaatGAGACGAGGCCAGCTCTTGCTCAGACCAACCACCTTGTTTAACCTGTGGGGAGATTTGCCTTACCGTGAGTAACTGCACCATATTAACAGGCTGTGTCATCTTGCCATCTTTTGCCTGGTGGTCCACAACCTACAAATTCAAGAAAACACAGTTAAGAACAACAGTACAATCCTGAAACTAATCTTcgctttaaaaatgttttcgtTTAAGGTtcagttttctttcctttagTTCTTATTTTAATTCATAATTATTCTGAAACCTGCAGTTCATGACAATGTTAAACTGCTTTCTTATATTAAATGTAAAAGCTGTGCTTTTATTGTATAAGCCAACTGCTAGTTATACACGTCCTTTGTACCAACACGGATTTGTCAATACTGATTATGTTGACTGGCATTTTAAACATCATGCACTCACCGCAGCAGGTGTGACATTCATTGGCGGCTGGGTAAGTCCAACAGCAGACGCTTCTGGCATTTGAGAATGGATTCCTCTCGGGTTTGAGTACATCCCCGGGTAGTCTGTGAATGAACCACTAGGTCCAGGTGGCATCAGCTGAACCCTCTGGGGAGATGCCATTGCTTGTCCGGATTGTCTCATTCCCATCATTCCATCCTTAGGAAGTGGAGAGTGGGGCCTCTTTGCCTCTAAAGACTTTGTTATATCCTTGTCGGACACACCTTTAGACAAAGCATGTGCTCTTGGAGATAGAGAGGTCTCCTGAATGTGTCCAGAATGAGAGTCTGCGGTTGAACGATCCCCCTGTTGATGCAAAAGAACACGCATGTCTCTCTGTGCTATGTATGTTTTGTCCAAATGGCCACTACTCCGCAAACTCCCACGAGGATCGGGCTGCAGAGTGTCCAGTTTCAGCTGTGCAGAGGATGGTCTGCCTGTCTGGTGGAAGTGTCTTGATTCTTCCTGTTCCCCCTCATGACTCCTCAAAGAACCTGGGTTTACTTTGAGAACCTTGTCTCTGCCAACAGCCTGAGGTGAGGTAGGCCGTGGCTGCATGGCACCAGACCAAGGGGAGCTGAGCGACTCACTGTGCATGCCGTAGCTCATCACAGAAAGAGGTGGAGTATTGACTCTGACATCTCCCTGGACCAGATGCCCCACTTGAATTGACTGAGTAACACAATGTGGAGACATTCGTCCCAAGCCTCCAGGCACACTATGAGGTGGCATGATAACTGACTGCTCGGGATGATGCACGCCAGCAATAAACTGTTGCATGGCAGGATGGCTAGTGGATAACATAACTGGAATACCCTTGGGTGATGAGGAACCAATGGGTGAAGACACAAATGGAGAGTGTGGGTGCCCTGACTTACGTGGGGACCGTGGTTCCTGCTTGACCCCACCGAGATGTGAAGGAGTTCTATCACTAAAACCTACGTGGTTTCCAGGTGGAGAGGGCAAATGGGGGCTTATTGCAGGGCTTACGGCAGAGGTCCAAGGCGGTTTGGTTCCATCTGTACCATGAGGATCGGCACTATCcattttctttggatgttttaAAGGCATGTAATCTTGATGGTAACCTATTACCTGCTGGTTGCTTGGTGGCAGACGCTTCACTACTCCTTGAGGTCCAGATTGGTAAGCGGAATCCATCTTTTCCAAAccagtgttttcttgtttgattGAAGACAATCCTGACTGGTGTTTACTGGGATGCCCATGATCCGTCTGTGATGAAGGCCCTTTTTGAAGCCCTGACTGGGAATACAAATCCTGCTTGGGCATGGATACCAGTTGCTGAGATTCCATCTCACTTGGTGTTGCTGATGGGATCTGACTTATCTTTGCACTAATTCGCTGGGGTCCCTCTGTTTTTTGACCGGAATGGCTCAATACCACCACTCCTTCAGATGTATTTACTCTCAGACCTGGGCAAGATCCAGTGCTAAGAGTGGGGCTCTCAATAATGAAGCGTGTAGCACTTCCTCCTTCATCACCAGCAGGCAGCACAGGATATGACCCAGTATCATCTTTGCTGGGCCTATAAGTTGGTTTGGCTATAGGCATGTCAACAATGTTCATGTTCACCTTGTCCTCAGGCTCAGAAGGATTGCAAATACGGCTGATAACAGATGTGGCAGTGGATGCAATAACAGAGATCACAGACTTTGTCTCAGGAGTCGTTTGTGGAGGTCTAACATTAAGTGGGGCAGAATGCACTGATATTTTACTATCAGACAGTGATGACTTATTTGACACAATGGCTGTGAGCTGAGAATTACTTTCAGATAGGTTGTGATCTCGAAGGTTTGGCAGATTACTTGAAACAGAACTGCTGCCTGTCAGTGAACTAGTTTTAGGTTTCATTAAAATCTGTCTCAAGTCACTTGTGCCATGATCAATATCCTTGTTTTCAGACTCTGATGGTAAAGGCTGGTTTTCCTTGGTTGGTAATGGCATGATCGGTAAGGAAGAGGCACTGGTATCTTTAGACTGATGGCGCCAGTCTGGTGGAGAAACAGGATTTCTGCTTGTTTGAATTGGTCTGACATTTGGCTTATTAGCTCGTGGTGACAGAGAAGGGGAGTTGCACTCAGATGGCAAGTGCTGTGGCTTTGTGCATATTGGACTCTTGGACTGCGGGTAAAGAGACTTAAAATGCTGAATGTGTTCTTCTGAAGAtgactctgtctctgtgtttacatCTGTAGCTTTGACTGCTGAGGTTTCAGGTTCTGTCTTCCAAGTAGCAGGAGTAATAACTGCTGTAGTTGCTGCAGCAGCAGGTGTCTCAGAAACAACCTTTGCATCAGAAGCTGTACTATCTGCTAATGGGGCTGCCGGTTCCTCAGTTAACGAATGTCCATCTTTCAAATCCTTTCTTACTTGCTTCTGGTCTTTAGAACGTTTAGGTGTTTTAGGTCTTCCCTTGGGGCCCTTTTTGGGTGTGTTTGGGAAAGTGGGTTCCTCCTGGGCAGAAGATGTATTTGTTTCATCTTCTTTAATGTGCTGAACCAAGTCTTGAATCTCAGGTTCTGAGACTACATCTAGATTTGCTGGAGGTGCCTGGGTTATTGAATCAATAGCAGCCATCAGTTCTGACTCACTGGCAGGATTAGATGGTTTTTCTTCCTCTGGGTCACTTTTTACATTTGTATGAGGGACAGGCGGTGTTGGTTCTGTTGGAAAGGTTGGATCTGTTAATTTAGCAATGTTCTCCACAGCTTGCTCCAGTTCCAGCTCCtgtgaaattacattttttgatGTTCCCAGGAGCTCCTTTTGGTCTGAAgctgtattttcattttcttcattgcTGGAGCCTCCTTTGTTAGCATTTGTGCACTTTAAAACCTGTTCACTGTGGTCACCATGTCTAAGCCTTTTTGACGAGTCTTCTGGAGTCGCAGGCTCTTCTTCTCCTAACTGAAGAAGGTCTTTCACCTCTGTTGCATGCAGTCTGATTTTGAGGTTCTTGAGGACTGGTGACTTGGAATTCCTTGCTTTTCCTCTAAGAGTTTTATCTTTTTCTGACATGGTTTTCTCTTCCAGGCTGGAGGCATCTGtctcttttccatttgatttgtCATCATATACCTTTTCATGGAGAGCATCTTTACCTTTGGGCAATTCTATGCCTTGTTTGACCAtctcctctttcttttcatCAATTTTCAGTGATGGATCTTCTTTACCTGAAACTGATGACTCTTGCAAAGGCGAGGTATCTTCATACGTGAAATCATTTTCCTGACCATTATCATCAGCTGCCTCAGTTTTGTCCCCCTTCCTTGTTGATCCAGATCCTAGTGATGTGGGCATCTGATTTGATGAACCCTTTGTGTCATACGGTGGTGTTCTCCCTTTTGACATTCTTGGAATACGTTCACCACTTTCTGATTCATTTGAATCCGTGTCTTTACCATCCAGTTTAGATTTTTCTACTTTAGCAGTTGCAATATCATCACCTTGCCTGCGATTCTTGGGAGGGCGGCCACGTTTATTTGCATGTGTTGGAGTTGGTGGATCTGGTTCAGTATTTTGCTGTATGGCATCTTTGTCTGTACCACGTTTTCGGGCAGAGCGTGGCGACTCTGCAACATCCTTTCCGGAACGAACTGGTGTATCATCTTCAACTGGGGTGGCATAGACTGATTTAACGTTTCTTCGTCTTGCTCTGCTTACTGGTATGCTGTGCTCAGAGGTATCGGGATCTGATCCATGGATTGGAGATTTGCCTGTGGACCTCGACTCACCTCTCGGGGATGAGCCACGTTTCAGCTTCTCTCTGTCAATGCGCTCACTCTTGCGTGTTGCTTGTTTCTCAGTACCTGGTGCAGACGGTACAGGAACAGAAGCAACTTGTGCAAGAGACTTATacttcttattttttatttcttttgttttattttctttctgagATAAGACTGGTTCATCATTTCTTTCACTGTCAACTGGTACCTGTACTTTACCAGCTTGAGATTTTATATCACCTTCATTCTCTGATCCTAATTTACAAGTGGATGGAGTCTCTTTCTTGAATACTTCCAACTGCTCAACAAGACTAGGCTGTACTGGACTACTGGCTACAGGTACTTCTGGTTGTGTTGCCTCAGGATCCAGCTCTGGTTCAGAATTGCTAACAAGCTCATCGTGAGACTCGTGGCAAGGTTCTGTGAATGTAGGTTTTACATCCTCAATAACAATATCCAGCTTTGCCTCAGATGGAGAATGTCTATCTCTATTCGCTGAATAGTTGGATTCAGATGCTGTAATGGGTACAGGCAGAGAATCTGATGTCTGAATTGGTGGGTGCTGCATGGAAACAACATGTTCCTGATCCGTTTCTTGTTCCTTTTTGACAGACACAGGGGGACATTGATCATGGGGTGGGTTTAGTAAAACACATATGTCATCAGGTGGAGGAACGTCTTTGATCACAGTTTGAGTGACAGAAGCTGGTTCGAGTTTGGGTTCAGGAACTACATTTTCAGCAGGGGTGATTGGTTTAATTTCTGCCTCTGTGGTAGTTTCTGTTGTTTCAGGTGACTGCAGAGGTTGATGCTCTTGAACAGGAGCTTGTTctactttgttttcatttgtgggTATAGTGTCTTCTTTTGcctcctgcagctgctgagttttatttttctgttgctgtAGTCGTGTTAGTTCCAAAAAACGACTATGGAAAAGGACAACAGGCCCTGAGTCAAGTTCACCATCTCCTGCTGCTTGCTGACTGTTTTGCTCAGGTTCCTCATGCTTGCGTTCCAGGTGCTGAAGTCTTCTCGAGTCCAGCTCAAAGACAGCGCTGTGAAGGAATCGGGAGGCAAATAGCTCCCTGCGTTCTTGTTCCTCTGGCTTAGGTTCCTCTTTCCTGTCATCAAGTTTATCTTCCGATCCAATTcgagtctttttctttttcatatacCAGGAAGGTGTTGGCCTTGGTGCTGCTTCCACCTTTTCAGTGTCTTTTCTGTTGCGTAAGTTTACAAAATGAGAATCGTAGTCTAAAAATGACCAGTTATCTTCTCTGGAAGATGACAGAGATTTTGCACGCTCAAGCAGAGCCTTTGTGTCAGGTGTGATAGTCTGGTCAAGTGCAAAGGAGTAGAATTTATTCTTCTCAAGCTGTGCTTGTTTAGGGTCTGAAAATCTGTCAGCTCTTGGTCTTTCAGAAAAAGGCATAGATGTGGAGGGCACAGGAGAGTGGGGTTTGGGCTCTCTGTCCTCTTCGGAGTCAGATCGTACTTCCCCAGGCTCCAAGTCATGACAAATAGCGTACTCCAAACGTTTGCGAttgtgaatgtttttatttatatttcgaGAAAAGTTCAGGTCAGGTAACAAGCCTTGTTTAATTCTGCTCTCCCATCTCTTTTGCTTCTCGTCCTCCACACTGAGTAAAGGAGTGCTTGTCTTGTTAACTTGTGTGTTATGTGTCCTTTTGACTAATAGCTCCAGATCTGAGTGAGATTTTTCATCATTTCGGCTCAACTCTTTCTGAGGAGGATCCGCAAAGTCCTCATCTGGATGATTTGAGAAATGTCCTGGAGGGGAGCTGGTGTTCCAGTCGAGATcttcacttttttgtttaaagcTCCTGTACACACGCTCTCTCTTTATCCCTGACTCGGAGTCAATCTGGTCTGGTTTCTTTAGTTTGTGGGACGGAAAATTATCTGTGACATCCTCAGGGGGTTTACCAACTTCATGCACGAGGCTCCGATGCTCTAAGTCCTCTGTTTCAGTTCCTTGGGGACTAGCTGGTTTGTCAGTTTTCTCAGACTCgcgctgctgttgctgctgatgCAAACGCCTGTTTTGCTCCATCTGTTTGCGATAACTTTGAGAGGTATCAATGTCAATGTGGTCTTCTTTATTCTTGGCACTTTTGTTAATTTCAGAATTTTGACCAATTTTTACAGAAGTATGGTGGTCTGGTTCTCTTGTACTGTTTTGGTCTGCAATACCCTCTTGTGAAAATCGTCTGGAGGAAGGGTGCCCTAGATGTTGTTTGGACTCCAGTGGGTCCAAAGATCCCTCTGATTTCTCTCTTTGTACTTTAAGGTCCTCTTGACCATCTTTTGGAGTtccacttttttcatttttgggtCTTGAATCTTTCCTCTGGGaatctttgtgtttgtctgtatcCATTTCTTTCAAATATGTTGTACTTGCACCAAAGTCAGAAGACTGATtaccatcctcctcctcatgcCTGCTTCTCTTCTGACGAGCAGTCCTTCCTGCTCCAGAGTCACCAAACCGCCTTTTTCTTGCAGCACGGCGATCCAAATCTACTGCAGAATCTTTTCCATCAGTTTCAGACTTAACATGTTTCTTGAGTCGATTCCTTCCATCCAAGTCTGAACCATCACTTTTACTCATGTCAGATCTTTCACTTTTTACTAACAGAGTACTAGTAAGAAGGTCGCCATCCCctttacatttctgtttttcatggACATCCTGGTCTGATCCTCTTCCCCTTCCAGACCCTCCATCAAAACCAGTCTCAGGCTCTGTTTCAGGTAGTGGATTTGATGGGGATTGCCCCTTTGCTTTTCTTGATTTGATCTTTTCAGCTTTGTCGCCTTTCTCTTTCCGTTTCGCACGTTTGGTTTTCTCAGTTCCAGATAAACGATCTGACTGATTGCTCTTCTCGCTCTTGGAGGGATGTTCTAGCAGGGTCTTTTCAGATTTATCAAAATGTGGTGGTGACACTGAACTCACGCTGTCACTTCGTTCAGAGGACTGGCTGTAAACTCGTCGTTCTGAGTCTCTAGGAACCCGCTCAGATGCTGAAGGTGATACTGTTGGACTAATAGGTCGCCTTGGATGGGAAGGGCTCCACCTGCTGCGATCAGCTTCAAAACGTTCTCGCTCCCTTTCTCGTTCCCTTTGAATATATGTGTACTTCCGGATGTCTTGCTCAAAGGGGTCTCTGTAATCCCTGTAGTCTCTTGGGTCTTCATGATAGCGTGGGTCAAAATGATCCCCTTGATAATGTTCAAGTTCAGGAAACCGGTCTCTGCTGCGGGCAGCATACTCTCTTCGAGTGTCCTCTGTATAGAGGCCAGGGGTTCGTATATTCTCATAGTAAGCCCTTTCTGCTGCAAATTCATGATACGGAGCTCTGCGATCCTCTCTGTAGAATTGAGGAGAGAACACAAAGTGTAAAGTAATGAATCTAAATAATTAATTTGTAATTGAAATATTGTCACTAATGGAAGAAAGATTCAAAATATCACCACTTTCACTAGCAGCAAACATTTTCTATCTGCTTAattaaacagaaacaacaactgTATTCAGATAACAATACTGGTCGTTTACCGTCGTTCAGGAGGGATTTCATAGAAGTCTCTAATGTCTTGACCGGATGCCTGCATGGATCGGTAGAAAGCCATCTGACTCTCTTGACTTGCAAAATCCACCTATCATAagtgaataaaacacaaaaagatttaaaaagggGGCAAAAAACATTAGGATTACATTTTATTAGTTAAACTTTTACCTTTATTTTATTGCCACCAATCTTCCAACCTTTGGTCTCTCTTACAGCTGTCTGAGCAAAGTCGGTGTTGTTGTACAAGATGAGGGCCATCCCCTTCAATCTATCAAACACcacctgcaaaaaataaaaaaataaaatcatatttaTGGGAGTGCTAAAATCAAAAGTATCAAATCTTAAGGAAGAGAAAAACATCACTTTACCTTAACTACATGTCCGTAGCGGCAGAAATGCCGCGTGAGGTATTGCTCTGTAATATTGGCTGATAACCCATCAAGCCAAACACATGTTGTAGGCATACTCTTTCCAAAACCGAGCTGCAAGGAAACAAGACACAAATATAGATATTATAAACACACTAATCTATAATTTTGAAAATATACACATACGCAGATGAGAAATGGTAAGATTGCTTAGTGTACAAACACTACCTTTAGTCTGTTGGCTCCCAGATactctccatccatcttctttatAGCCTTGCAAACACTGGCAATATCAGAATACTGGACAAAGGCATACTGGGGAACTCCATTTACTTTCTTGATGTCAATGTCCTTGagacaaaaaagagagcaaatacaaaatgttaaatgtaaaatatacaaACTTACTTGTGTAATTCAAAGTCAGATGGATGCTTACCACAATTTCACCAAAGCGCTGGAAAATGTCAAGAAGCTGTTGGTAACTGGTGGTCTTTTCCAGGTTCCCTATAAACAGTGTCCTTGTGGCCTTTGGATGGAATTCATCTATTCGCCCATCCAAAGGCCTGAACTCATTTTCACTTTCTGTTTCTGGAGGAAGAAACGGATTTATCATTAATATTACTCACATGCTATTTGAATTTTGGTTTAAGCCTGCAGAGGGAATTAATGTGTCTGCAAATCTGCCATATTTatcagaaaaaacacaaatttctgTGACTTTTGTTGCAGCCTACCTGGTCCATTCCAGGCAGTGACTTCAATAAGCATGCCGAAAAACAGCTTTCCTTTGGAGACACTAAGGGCTTTTTCTTGATCCTCTTGCTGTCTGAAGAATACCAACCCATAGCGGTCTTCTGATGTTCCATGGATCTGCACTGAAGTCACTTTCCCATGTTTCTTGAATTCATGGAAAAGTCCATCTTTCAAACTCGTGTCTGCATTGGAAAACAGAATTACTACAACACTactaaaaataacagaattcCCAACGACCTAAAGAAGAAATGACTCCCACTTTAATCTGTTGATAGGAAGAGGCTTTCATCTGGctcaaattatttttatttcacagctTAGTTTGGTTTACATGCCACGAGCATGCTAAAtgtgtaattaaaaataaaattataaaacatcTGTATGTGTGGCTTCAGTTTGCAGTAAATGAAACAATAACTAATAAAGTGATCAATCTCTGTCACCACAAATCTATACAATGCCCTGCAGCAAACAGTAAAGGAAATAGTAACTTTATTTCATTAAACAACCACTCTTTACCATCAGAAACTCCCCTTTACAAGAGCCCaaaattaaagtttttaaacaTGGCTACATTTAACTACCTGCAAATTTGATGAGATTCATGTTTCGGATCATGCTGCCTGTAGGAAAAGTACTATCTAATGCCACTGAGGCAATAACAAATTCAAGGATATGGCAAGGTTATTGAGCAGAGAAAAGACTTAACTTGGTCCACTGAGAGGTAGGCGAACATTAAAAACTCACCCGTTGAGCGTACTGGTAGATTTTGCACTTTAATGCCAAAGCTCCTACGGGGCTCTTCAGAGTCAAGCGCCATAGAGGACTGAGGTGGTGCGTGTGTAGCTGATGACTGAACAGAACGAGCCTGCGATCCATCACTTGAGCTGCTGTTTGAATCACTGTCAATGAAAGGGGAAAACAATTAGACACTTCTGTTTACACAAGTCTGAGTAAACAGATTATTTACAAATTGTCCAACAATACTCCCAATGCTTTGTCCATGGACAAATATTCATCCATCATTTgtagattaaaaaagaaaaaaattcccACCTGCCActgcctgtgctgcttgtgctgctgactgaatcAGAGCTTGAAGATCTGCTGTGAGATCGAGACCTCGGGCCTCTCCCAGGGGACAAAGGTGCTTTTTTAGGGGAATGAGGAGTTTTGGGGGGTTGCCCCGTGGTCCGCTGAGGGGAGGGATGCCTTGACTGTGAGGAGTGAGACGATCGACTCCGACGGTGATGGTAAGTCCGATCGACACGCCGTCCTCTGTCATCTCGGTACAGGTCACGTCGTGAAGAGTTAGTAAGAGTAAAAGGGTCTCGGATTCTAGAGTCAAAGTGTGGGTCTGACGCCTCAAAGCTTCCCCCAACAGAACTGCT is a window from the Pelmatolapia mariae isolate MD_Pm_ZW linkage group LG5, Pm_UMD_F_2, whole genome shotgun sequence genome containing:
- the si:ch1073-335m2.2 gene encoding msx2-interacting protein isoform X3; the protein is MREYVKRFCLGLSHSDHLDFIWISFGNFFSKSSSESRERAYDHSPYGHHDRSGTFDRQRHYNADYYRDRSVFTAAGPGSSSVGGSFEASDPHFDSRIRDPFTLTNSSRRDLYRDDRGRRVDRTYHHRRSRSSHSSQSRHPSPQRTTGQPPKTPHSPKKAPLSPGRGPRSRSHSRSSSSDSVSSTSSTGSGSDSNSSSSDGSQARSVQSSATHAPPQSSMALDSEEPRRSFGIKVQNLPVRSTDTSLKDGLFHEFKKHGKVTSVQIHGTSEDRYGLVFFRQQEDQEKALSVSKGKLFFGMLIEVTAWNGPETESENEFRPLDGRIDEFHPKATRTLFIGNLEKTTSYQQLLDIFQRFGEIVDIDIKKVNGVPQYAFVQYSDIASVCKAIKKMDGEYLGANRLKLGFGKSMPTTCVWLDGLSANITEQYLTRHFCRYGHVVKVVFDRLKGMALILYNNTDFAQTAVRETKGWKIGGNKIKVDFASQESQMAFYRSMQASGQDIRDFYEIPPERREDRRAPYHEFAAERAYYENIRTPGLYTEDTRREYAARSRDRFPELEHYQGDHFDPRYHEDPRDYRDYRDPFEQDIRKYTYIQRERERERERFEADRSRWSPSHPRRPISPTVSPSASERVPRDSERRVYSQSSERSDSVSSVSPPHFDKSEKTLLEHPSKSEKSNQSDRLSGTEKTKRAKRKEKGDKAEKIKSRKAKGQSPSNPLPETEPETGFDGGSGRGRGSDQDVHEKQKCKGDGDLLTSTLLVKSERSDMSKSDGSDLDGRNRLKKHVKSETDGKDSAVDLDRRAARKRRFGDSGAGRTARQKRSRHEEEDGNQSSDFGASTTYLKEMDTDKHKDSQRKDSRPKNEKSGTPKDGQEDLKVQREKSEGSLDPLESKQHLGHPSSRRFSQEGIADQNSTREPDHHTSVKIGQNSEINKSAKNKEDHIDIDTSQSYRKQMEQNRRLHQQQQQRESEKTDKPASPQGTETEDLEHRSLVHEVGKPPEDVTDNFPSHKLKKPDQIDSESGIKRERVYRSFKQKSEDLDWNTSSPPGHFSNHPDEDFADPPQKELSRNDEKSHSDLELLVKRTHNTQVNKTSTPLLSVEDEKQKRWESRIKQGLLPDLNFSRNINKNIHNRKRLEYAICHDLEPGEVRSDSEEDREPKPHSPVPSTSMPFSERPRADRFSDPKQAQLEKNKFYSFALDQTITPDTKALLERAKSLSSSREDNWSFLDYDSHFVNLRNRKDTEKVEAAPRPTPSWYMKKKKTRIGSEDKLDDRKEEPKPEEQERRELFASRFLHSAVFELDSRRLQHLERKHEEPEQNSQQAAGDGELDSGPVVLFHSRFLELTRLQQQKNKTQQLQEAKEDTIPTNENKVEQAPVQEHQPLQSPETTETTTEAEIKPITPAENVVPEPKLEPASVTQTVIKDVPPPDDICVLLNPPHDQCPPVSVKKEQETDQEHVVSMQHPPIQTSDSLPVPITASESNYSANRDRHSPSEAKLDIVIEDVKPTFTEPCHESHDELVSNSEPELDPEATQPEVPVASSPVQPSLVEQLEVFKKETPSTCKLGSENEGDIKSQAGKVQVPVDSERNDEPVLSQKENKTKEIKNKKYKSLAQVASVPVPSAPGTEKQATRKSERIDREKLKRGSSPRGESRSTGKSPIHGSDPDTSEHSIPVSRARRRNVKSVYATPVEDDTPVRSGKDVAESPRSARKRGTDKDAIQQNTEPDPPTPTHANKRGRPPKNRRQGDDIATAKVEKSKLDGKDTDSNESESGERIPRMSKGRTPPYDTKGSSNQMPTSLGSGSTRKGDKTEAADDNGQENDFTYEDTSPLQESSVSGKEDPSLKIDEKKEEMVKQGIELPKGKDALHEKVYDDKSNGKETDASSLEEKTMSEKDKTLRGKARNSKSPVLKNLKIRLHATEVKDLLQLGEEEPATPEDSSKRLRHGDHSEQVLKCTNANKGGSSNEENENTASDQKELLGTSKNVISQELELEQAVENIAKLTDPTFPTEPTPPVPHTNVKSDPEEEKPSNPASESELMAAIDSITQAPPANLDVVSEPEIQDLVQHIKEDETNTSSAQEEPTFPNTPKKGPKGRPKTPKRSKDQKQVRKDLKDGHSLTEEPAAPLADSTASDAKVVSETPAAAATTAVITPATWKTEPETSAVKATDVNTETESSSEEHIQHFKSLYPQSKSPICTKPQHLPSECNSPSLSPRANKPNVRPIQTSRNPVSPPDWRHQSKDTSASSLPIMPLPTKENQPLPSESENKDIDHGTSDLRQILMKPKTSSLTGSSSVSSNLPNLRDHNLSESNSQLTAIVSNKSSLSDSKISVHSAPLNVRPPQTTPETKSVISVIASTATSVISRICNPSEPEDKVNMNIVDMPIAKPTYRPSKDDTGSYPVLPAGDEGGSATRFIIESPTLSTGSCPGLRVNTSEGVVVLSHSGQKTEGPQRISAKISQIPSATPSEMESQQLVSMPKQDLYSQSGLQKGPSSQTDHGHPSKHQSGLSSIKQENTGLEKMDSAYQSGPQGVVKRLPPSNQQVIGYHQDYMPLKHPKKMDSADPHGTDGTKPPWTSAVSPAISPHLPSPPGNHVGFSDRTPSHLGGVKQEPRSPRKSGHPHSPFVSSPIGSSSPKGIPVMLSTSHPAMQQFIAGVHHPEQSVIMPPHSVPGGLGRMSPHCVTQSIQVGHLVQGDVRVNTPPLSVMSYGMHSESLSSPWSGAMQPRPTSPQAVGRDKVLKVNPGSLRSHEGEQEESRHFHQTGRPSSAQLKLDTLQPDPRGSLRSSGHLDKTYIAQRDMRVLLHQQGDRSTADSHSGHIQETSLSPRAHALSKGVSDKDITKSLEAKRPHSPLPKDGMMGMRQSGQAMASPQRVQLMPPGPSGSFTDYPGMYSNPRGIHSQMPEASAVGLTQPPMNVTPAAVVDHQAKDGKMTQPVNMVQLLTKYPIVWQGLLALKNDTAAVQLHFVCGNKALAHRSLPLQEGGALLRIVQRMRLEASQLESVARRMTGDTDYCLLLALPCGRDQDDVLNQTQALKAAFINYLQTKLAAGIINIPNPGSNQPAYVLQIFPPCEFSESHLSQLAPDLLNRISSISPHLMIVITSV